In the Micromonospora narathiwatensis genome, one interval contains:
- a CDS encoding non-ribosomal peptide synthetase/MFS transporter has translation MTNVDVPTRAAPIPPNSTFYRATGSPCLSFGQERIWFTEQLTPGTAAYVVHTTVRLRGPLDVDLLRAALDATATRHDSLRMRFTENADGEPVVAVLPEVRVPVTVTAAPTEPAAHELVAASVRTPFDLGAAPLLRALLVRLADEEHVLHLAMHHIVSDGWSLDLLLGEVAATYGALRDDGTPPPTPATAYVDYAAWQRDRLDGPATGDGFAYWAGALAGVPPLELPTDRPRPAVQSYAGDTHRFALDADLTDGLRRLGRAHRATLYMTLLTGLQAVLFRYTGQRDFAIGSPVAGRVVPELENLVGLFVNTLALRADLTPVRAADDAPGAEPSFADLLRRTRTTVVRALAHQEIPFERLVKELNVARDVSRAPVFQVLFALQNYARGGGRWPDGLSAEGVGTDAAAARFDLSLYVGETADGLRGMFVYSTDLFDAATVRRLAASFETLLRAAVARPDRPVADLDLLGPAERDRMLALARPDHDGAAGAVTGPATTLADLLGPHVAATPEAPAVVCGPDTVSYRELDRRANRLAHWLRAHGVGPDRLVGVLLEQSVELAVTLLGVLRAGGAYLPLDPEQPAARLGLMLADARPTVVLTSSDLRGRLPAETVATGLDEIAAEVAARPDTPPATATTGGNLAYVIYTSGSTGTPKGVAVAHRQVLRYLDGVADRFGIAPAARYGLLQSMSFDFSVTVFYLALATGGAVHLLPRRCTGAELAQRLRAQRIDYLKITPSHLAALAADAEPGDLLPTRALVLGGESSDLDRVVPLAAAGPARVFNHYGPTEATVGVATHEVTADAPGTGPVPTGRPLPHARVHVLDERMRPVPVGVTGELYLGGDRLARGYLNRPGLTAERFVPDPYGPPGARLYRTGDLGRWRSDGQLVFLGRRDHQVKIRGYRVELGEVEAALRDCPGVRQAVVLLRDERLVAYLEPVPDAVAPEPAELRRRLADRLPEHMVPSRWVRLDRLPLQEHGKVDRRALPEPTDDGPAGERVAPVGPVETLVAGIWRAVLGVAEVGATDDFFDLGGHSLLATQVVARLRRELPTVGVTAAVSVMDLFRHRTVRELAGLVVGTGAGTGGLLHELTPPVPAADRIATLVCVPYGGGSAVVYQPLADALPPGYRLLSVAVPGHDIGLADDPAPIEDVAADVVAEILARVAGPLILYGHCGPGGALAVEVARRLEAAGRDLLAVHLGAVFPFGRPAGGLLGPLLRQRLVERLRSDRIYRTWLQAQGTAVGSLAPDEVRFLIRAMRHDARVSEDYFTELMRRRVTPLRAPVVSVVGERDRGTDYHEERYREWHFLADRTALAVIDEGGHYFLKYRAGELAEIVTGVHRRLDAPPPPTPAEPDGTPPAWQLAGVSHRPAPVVDAEAAPGGPTARQPGRDERTPATAPPPSMRRFGLVAAGQVVSGMGTALTTFAIPLWIYTQTGSLARFALFAVLGLLPGLLVAPLAGALIDRTSRRRVLLLAGVAAGSANAVMAGLVLADRVEVWHFYPLTGWLSVALAFQRLAFVSAVPQLVPKRFLGHANGLTQTAVGLTQFTVPLVAVALLEAVGLRGILLLDVASYAFALGVLATVRFPRTLALQRRESIGAEIVAGLRYSLRRREFRAMLAFFAALNFFLFPALFLLSPLVLGFADLSDVARVALTGGVGAATGGLVMLVWGGPRRRRMRAVLLGTLGIAVAAVLTGLRPSLLVVGAGAFGMYLALGIVNGVYNTIIQTKVPPRAHGRVFALNQMVAQSTLPLGWGLVAPFAARVVEPLLLPDGALATTVGAVIGVGPGRGHGLLYVLFGLCIAMTALVSLATPVLARFDDEVPDAPPDDLVGIEERRARAAGMPEHRARVAVAGREVG, from the coding sequence GTGACCAACGTTGACGTACCGACGCGGGCCGCCCCCATCCCGCCGAATTCGACCTTTTACCGCGCCACCGGAAGTCCCTGCCTGTCATTCGGGCAGGAGCGGATCTGGTTCACCGAACAGCTCACCCCCGGCACCGCCGCGTACGTCGTCCACACCACCGTGCGGCTGCGCGGACCGCTGGACGTCGACCTCCTGCGCGCCGCCCTCGACGCCACCGCCACGCGGCACGACAGCCTGCGCATGCGGTTCACGGAGAACGCCGACGGCGAACCCGTCGTGGCCGTGCTGCCCGAGGTGCGGGTACCCGTCACCGTCACCGCCGCGCCGACCGAGCCCGCCGCCCACGAGCTGGTGGCCGCCTCCGTCCGCACCCCGTTCGACCTCGGCGCCGCTCCCCTGCTGCGGGCGCTCCTCGTCCGGCTGGCCGACGAGGAACACGTCCTGCACCTCGCGATGCACCACATCGTCAGCGACGGCTGGTCGCTGGACCTGCTGCTCGGCGAGGTCGCCGCCACCTACGGCGCGCTGCGCGACGACGGCACCCCGCCCCCGACCCCGGCGACCGCGTACGTCGACTACGCCGCCTGGCAGCGGGACCGGCTCGACGGGCCGGCGACCGGCGACGGATTCGCCTACTGGGCCGGCGCGCTGGCCGGCGTACCCCCGCTGGAGCTGCCCACCGACCGCCCCCGCCCGGCCGTGCAGTCGTACGCCGGCGACACCCACCGCTTCGCCCTCGACGCCGACCTCACCGACGGGCTGCGCCGGCTGGGCCGCGCCCACCGGGCCACCCTCTACATGACCCTGCTCACCGGCCTGCAGGCCGTGCTGTTCCGCTACACCGGCCAGCGGGACTTCGCCATCGGCTCCCCGGTCGCCGGCCGGGTGGTGCCGGAGCTGGAGAACCTCGTCGGCCTCTTCGTCAACACCCTCGCCCTGCGCGCCGACCTCACTCCGGTCCGGGCGGCCGACGACGCCCCCGGCGCCGAGCCGAGCTTCGCGGACCTGCTGCGGCGCACCCGTACCACCGTCGTCCGCGCCCTGGCCCACCAGGAGATCCCGTTCGAACGCCTGGTCAAGGAACTCAACGTCGCCCGGGACGTCAGCCGCGCCCCGGTGTTCCAGGTGCTGTTCGCCCTGCAGAACTACGCCCGGGGCGGCGGCCGGTGGCCCGACGGCCTGAGCGCCGAGGGCGTCGGCACCGACGCCGCCGCCGCCCGTTTCGACCTGTCGCTGTACGTCGGCGAGACCGCTGACGGCCTGCGGGGCATGTTCGTCTACAGCACCGACCTGTTCGACGCCGCCACCGTACGCCGGCTGGCCGCGAGCTTCGAGACGCTGCTGCGCGCCGCGGTCGCCCGGCCCGACCGGCCCGTCGCCGACCTGGACCTGCTCGGCCCCGCCGAGCGGGACCGGATGTTGGCCCTCGCCCGGCCCGACCACGACGGCGCCGCCGGCGCGGTCACCGGCCCGGCGACCACCCTGGCCGACCTGCTCGGTCCGCACGTCGCCGCCACCCCCGAGGCCCCGGCCGTGGTCTGCGGCCCCGACACGGTCAGCTACCGGGAGCTGGACCGGCGGGCCAACCGGCTCGCCCACTGGCTGCGCGCCCACGGCGTCGGCCCGGACCGGCTGGTCGGGGTCCTATTGGAACAGTCGGTCGAGTTGGCCGTGACGCTGCTCGGCGTGCTGCGGGCCGGCGGGGCCTACCTGCCGCTGGACCCGGAGCAGCCCGCCGCCCGGCTGGGCCTGATGCTCGCCGACGCCCGGCCGACCGTGGTGCTGACCAGCTCCGACCTGCGCGGCCGGCTGCCCGCCGAGACGGTGGCGACCGGCCTGGACGAGATCGCCGCCGAGGTCGCGGCCCGGCCCGACACCCCACCCGCGACCGCGACGACCGGCGGGAACCTCGCGTACGTCATCTACACCTCCGGCTCCACCGGCACGCCGAAGGGGGTGGCCGTGGCGCACCGGCAGGTGCTGCGCTACCTCGACGGGGTGGCCGACCGGTTCGGGATCGCCCCGGCCGCCCGGTACGGGCTGCTGCAGTCGATGTCGTTCGACTTCAGCGTCACCGTCTTCTACCTGGCGCTGGCCACCGGCGGCGCGGTGCACCTGCTCCCCCGCCGGTGCACCGGCGCCGAACTCGCGCAGCGGCTGCGCGCCCAGCGCATCGACTACCTGAAGATCACCCCGTCGCACCTGGCGGCGCTGGCCGCCGACGCCGAGCCGGGCGATCTGCTGCCCACCCGCGCGCTGGTCCTCGGCGGCGAGTCGTCCGACCTGGACCGCGTCGTCCCGCTGGCCGCGGCCGGCCCGGCCCGGGTGTTCAACCACTACGGCCCCACCGAGGCCACCGTCGGCGTCGCCACCCACGAGGTGACCGCCGACGCGCCGGGCACCGGCCCGGTGCCGACCGGCCGGCCCCTGCCGCACGCCCGGGTGCACGTGCTCGACGAGCGGATGCGGCCGGTGCCGGTCGGGGTGACCGGCGAGCTGTACCTCGGCGGGGACCGGCTCGCCCGCGGCTACCTGAACCGGCCGGGCCTGACCGCCGAACGGTTCGTGCCCGACCCGTACGGGCCGCCCGGCGCGCGCCTCTACCGCACCGGCGACCTGGGCCGCTGGCGCTCCGACGGGCAGCTGGTGTTCCTCGGCCGCCGCGATCACCAGGTGAAGATCCGTGGCTACCGGGTCGAGCTGGGCGAGGTCGAGGCCGCGCTGCGGGACTGTCCCGGGGTGCGGCAGGCCGTGGTGCTGCTGCGCGACGAACGGCTGGTGGCGTACCTGGAACCGGTGCCCGACGCCGTCGCACCGGAACCGGCGGAGCTGCGCCGCCGCCTCGCCGACCGGCTGCCCGAGCACATGGTCCCCAGCCGCTGGGTACGCCTGGACCGGCTGCCGTTGCAGGAACACGGCAAGGTGGACCGGCGGGCCCTGCCCGAGCCGACCGACGACGGGCCGGCCGGCGAACGGGTCGCGCCGGTCGGGCCGGTCGAGACCCTGGTCGCCGGGATCTGGCGGGCGGTGCTCGGGGTGGCCGAGGTCGGCGCCACCGACGACTTCTTCGACCTGGGCGGGCACTCGCTGCTGGCCACCCAGGTGGTGGCCCGGCTGCGCCGGGAACTGCCCACCGTCGGCGTCACGGCGGCGGTCAGCGTGATGGACCTGTTCCGCCACCGCACCGTACGCGAGCTGGCCGGCCTCGTCGTCGGCACCGGAGCCGGCACCGGTGGGCTGCTGCACGAGCTGACCCCGCCGGTGCCCGCCGCCGACCGGATCGCCACCCTGGTCTGCGTCCCGTACGGCGGCGGCAGCGCCGTGGTGTACCAGCCCCTCGCCGACGCGCTGCCGCCCGGGTACCGGCTGCTGTCGGTGGCCGTGCCCGGACACGACATCGGTCTCGCCGACGACCCCGCGCCCATCGAGGACGTCGCCGCCGACGTCGTCGCGGAGATCCTGGCCCGGGTGGCGGGCCCGCTGATCCTGTACGGGCACTGCGGCCCCGGCGGCGCGCTGGCGGTGGAGGTCGCCCGGCGGCTGGAGGCCGCCGGTCGGGACCTGCTGGCGGTCCACCTCGGCGCGGTCTTCCCGTTCGGCCGGCCCGCCGGCGGGCTCCTCGGGCCACTGCTGCGGCAACGGCTGGTCGAACGCCTGCGCAGCGACCGGATCTACCGCACCTGGCTGCAGGCGCAGGGCACCGCCGTCGGGTCGCTCGCTCCCGACGAGGTCCGCTTCCTGATCCGCGCGATGCGGCACGACGCCCGGGTCTCCGAGGACTACTTCACCGAGCTGATGCGCCGGCGGGTCACCCCGCTGCGCGCGCCGGTCGTCTCCGTGGTCGGCGAGCGCGACCGCGGCACCGACTACCACGAGGAGCGGTACCGGGAGTGGCACTTCCTCGCCGACCGCACCGCGCTCGCCGTGATCGACGAGGGCGGGCACTACTTCCTGAAGTACCGGGCCGGTGAGCTGGCCGAGATCGTCACCGGCGTACACCGGCGGCTCGACGCGCCGCCCCCACCCACGCCGGCCGAGCCGGACGGTACGCCACCGGCCTGGCAGCTCGCCGGCGTCTCCCACCGGCCCGCCCCGGTCGTCGACGCCGAAGCCGCGCCCGGCGGCCCGACCGCCCGGCAGCCGGGGCGGGACGAGCGGACCCCGGCGACCGCGCCGCCGCCGAGCATGCGCCGCTTCGGCCTGGTCGCGGCCGGCCAGGTCGTCTCCGGCATGGGCACCGCCCTGACCACCTTCGCGATCCCGCTGTGGATCTACACCCAGACCGGGTCGCTGGCCCGGTTCGCGCTCTTCGCCGTGCTCGGCCTGCTGCCCGGCCTGCTCGTCGCGCCGCTGGCCGGGGCGCTCATCGACCGCACCAGTCGGCGTCGCGTCCTGCTGCTCGCCGGCGTGGCCGCGGGGAGCGCCAACGCGGTCATGGCCGGGCTGGTGCTGGCCGACCGGGTCGAGGTGTGGCACTTCTACCCGTTGACCGGCTGGCTGTCGGTGGCGCTGGCCTTCCAACGCCTCGCGTTCGTCTCGGCCGTGCCGCAGCTCGTGCCGAAACGTTTCCTCGGCCACGCCAACGGCCTCACCCAGACCGCCGTCGGCCTCACCCAGTTCACCGTCCCGCTGGTCGCCGTCGCGCTGCTGGAGGCCGTCGGGCTGCGCGGCATCCTGCTCCTCGACGTGGCGTCGTACGCGTTCGCGCTCGGGGTGCTGGCGACCGTCCGGTTCCCCCGCACCCTGGCCCTGCAACGCCGCGAGAGCATCGGCGCGGAGATCGTCGCCGGGCTGCGCTACTCGCTGCGGCGCCGGGAGTTCCGCGCGATGCTGGCGTTCTTCGCCGCGCTGAACTTCTTCCTCTTCCCCGCCCTGTTCCTGCTCTCCCCACTGGTGCTCGGCTTCGCCGACCTGAGCGACGTGGCGCGGGTCGCGTTGACCGGCGGGGTGGGCGCGGCCACCGGCGGCCTGGTGATGCTGGTGTGGGGCGGCCCCCGCCGACGCCGGATGCGGGCGGTGCTGCTGGGCACCCTCGGCATCGCGGTGGCCGCCGTACTGACCGGGCTGCGGCCCAGTCTGCTCGTCGTCGGCGCGGGCGCGTTCGGCATGTATCTGGCGCTCGGCATCGTCAACGGCGTCTACAACACGATCATCCAGACCAAGGTGCCGCCCCGCGCGCACGGCCGCGTCTTCGCGCTCAACCAGATGGTCGCGCAGTCCACCCTGCCACTCGGCTGGGGGCTCGTCGCGCCGTTCGCCGCCCGGGTGGTCGAGCCGCTGCTGCTGCCCGACGGCGCGCTGGCCACCACGGTCGGCGCGGTGATCGGCGTCGGCCCGGGCCGGGGTCACGGGCTGCTCTACGTGCTGTTCGGGTTGTGCATCGCGATGACGGCGCTGGTGTCGCTGGCCACGCCCGTCCTCGCCCGGTTCGACGACGAGGTGCCCGACGCGCCACCGGACGACCTGGTCGGCATCGAGGAACGCCGGGCCAGGGCCGCCGGCATGCCGGAACACCGGGCACGGGTGGCCGTGGCCGGACGGGAGGTGGGCTGA